The proteins below are encoded in one region of Methanomassiliicoccus luminyensis B10:
- a CDS encoding AAA family ATPase, translated as MPPEPITSRFPFSAILGMDDAKRALMCIMVNPRIKSVLIRGGPGVAKTTIARSVSEGISGKRMVNIPLNASEEQVFGGLDVEAAVNDGTIKMQKGLLFRADGGLVYIDDANLLDQKILTSVLDAAHTGRVVVERGAVSDTYPCPVAVIATMNPRDSDLSSHMLDRFDLCVNVELWGGPQERGEILRRNMEFSDDPSSFAITYSDGEEEVRRKIERGRSILPMVTISDELLSIVSELCYSMGVDGYRGDIAMVNAAMALAALNGRDEVIKKDVEEAAVLCLSHRRNYAPEPPSPPPPEKQEQGQNERDEEPPQDQDRPPEDRRDDRPPQEEPDNGPEEGNDNGGPDRPDPPDLQEMLFNIGEQFRVIDYLNNREKLPSKTRSRKGRRGIAESDDMTGRYARSRIVESPRDIAFDATIRAAAPYQRSRENNGLAIVIEERDLREKVRERRSGCTLLFLVDASGSLGVRKRMSTVKGAILSMLRESYVKRDRVGMMAFRRGSAELILPPTKSVEYSYRKLEELPTGGKTPLGEAMVSARTFMTSYTRCHPGERCFIVLVTDGRANVPLKEGADANEEVLALADDLIMPSVRWIVVDASAGYPHYDNAAMLAHKLCAEYFRLEDLNADRLASSVKAVIGT; from the coding sequence ATGCCTCCAGAGCCTATAACGTCCAGATTCCCATTCTCGGCCATACTGGGAATGGACGACGCCAAGCGGGCGCTCATGTGCATAATGGTGAACCCACGCATCAAGAGCGTCCTGATCAGGGGCGGCCCCGGCGTGGCCAAGACCACCATCGCGCGCTCCGTCTCCGAGGGCATTTCCGGAAAAAGGATGGTCAACATACCTCTGAACGCTTCCGAAGAGCAGGTCTTCGGCGGCCTCGACGTGGAGGCCGCGGTGAATGACGGCACCATCAAGATGCAAAAGGGGCTCCTGTTCCGCGCCGACGGAGGTCTTGTGTATATCGACGATGCCAACCTTCTTGACCAGAAGATATTGACATCGGTCCTTGACGCCGCGCACACCGGGCGAGTGGTGGTGGAGAGAGGAGCGGTGTCCGACACCTATCCTTGCCCCGTCGCCGTCATCGCCACCATGAATCCCCGGGACAGCGATCTCAGCTCTCACATGCTGGACCGCTTCGATCTCTGCGTCAATGTGGAACTCTGGGGTGGACCTCAGGAGAGGGGAGAGATCCTCCGTAGGAACATGGAGTTCAGCGATGACCCGTCGTCGTTCGCGATAACGTACTCCGACGGGGAGGAGGAGGTGAGGCGGAAGATAGAGAGGGGACGGTCCATCCTGCCGATGGTCACCATATCTGACGAGTTGCTGTCTATAGTCTCCGAACTGTGCTACAGCATGGGCGTGGACGGGTATCGCGGGGACATCGCCATGGTAAATGCCGCCATGGCATTGGCAGCACTTAACGGCAGAGATGAAGTCATAAAGAAGGATGTGGAAGAGGCTGCGGTCCTGTGCCTTTCTCATCGACGCAACTATGCTCCAGAACCTCCTTCCCCGCCGCCTCCGGAAAAGCAGGAGCAGGGACAAAATGAACGGGATGAGGAGCCCCCCCAGGATCAGGACCGGCCACCCGAAGATCGGCGGGACGACCGCCCCCCGCAGGAAGAGCCCGATAATGGTCCCGAGGAGGGAAATGATAACGGCGGACCGGACCGTCCGGACCCTCCCGACCTGCAAGAAATGCTGTTCAACATTGGCGAGCAGTTCCGGGTGATCGATTACCTGAACAATCGGGAAAAGCTCCCCTCGAAGACCCGGAGCAGGAAAGGGCGACGGGGCATCGCGGAAAGCGATGACATGACCGGCCGCTATGCGAGATCCAGGATCGTGGAGTCTCCCCGGGACATAGCCTTCGACGCCACCATCAGGGCCGCCGCCCCATACCAGAGGTCCCGGGAGAACAACGGCCTGGCGATAGTGATAGAGGAACGGGACCTGAGGGAAAAGGTCAGGGAAAGGCGCAGCGGATGCACCCTCCTCTTCCTCGTGGACGCCAGCGGGTCTCTGGGCGTAAGGAAAAGGATGTCGACGGTGAAGGGGGCCATACTTTCCATGCTCAGGGAGAGCTACGTGAAGCGCGATCGGGTCGGCATGATGGCGTTCAGGAGGGGCTCGGCGGAGCTGATACTCCCCCCCACCAAATCGGTGGAGTATAGCTACAGGAAGTTGGAGGAGCTGCCCACTGGAGGCAAGACCCCGCTCGGGGAAGCGATGGTGTCCGCACGAACGTTCATGACCTCATACACGAGGTGCCATCCGGGGGAACGATGCTTCATAGTCCTGGTCACCGACGGGAGGGCCAACGTACCTCTAAAAGAGGGAGCCGATGCCAACGAAGAGGTCTTGGCGCTCGCGGACGACCTGATCATGCCCTCGGTGAGGTGGATCGTGGTGGACGCGAGCGCAGGATATCCCCACTACGATAACGCGGCTATGCTGGCTCACAAGCTGTGCGCCGAATATTTCCGATTGGAGGACCTCAACGCGGACAGGCTCGCCAGCAGTGTTAAGGCGGTGATCGGGACCTGA